The nucleotide window CAACATGACCACTTTCAGTGATGACTTGTTGATTGGCAGTGTCTAGCTTGGCAACCTTTTGGTTCAACAAGTAGTTCACGCCGTTGCTTTGGTAATATTCTTCACTGGTCAATGACAGGTCATCAGCGCTTTTACCGTTAAAGTAAGCCGTCAGCTGAACACGGTCGTAGGCCAGCCTTGGTTCTTCACTAAAAGTAATAACATCAAACTCATCACTCTCTGATTGCAGGATGTTGTCGATAAATTTGTGTCCAACCATGCCGTTACCAACAACGACGATTTTCTTCTTGCTCATAGTCCATTCCTTATTCTCGGCGTCACCATCACTAGCATCTAATTTCTAGTAATTAGCAGATGAATACCGGGTTGAGATTCCACTCAATTCATAATTATCAAGAAAAACAAAAATGTTTTTTCTAAGTCTTGGTTTTTAGTGGAGCAAGGAGGATGCCAGATTACGGTTCGTTCATTTAAATAAAAAATAACTTTTAATTTTCAGTGGTTTAAAAAATAGGGCTAGCACGCAATTACCCCTAAAGTGGTATGTAAATTTTTTGTTAGATTTATACAAATGGGCGTTTGTGGTGCAACTTTCTGCAAGATGGTGCAAAAATTAAGTTTCTATCCTGGTTAAGTCCTGATTGGTTGATTGTTGATATTTGTGTTTTTATTAAACTGTTGTTTTTAAATGAAAATATTTCAAATCCATCGGCTGTTATTAAGTGGCGTGTTATTTGCTTGGTTTAAGTTATTACAATTATGGATAATTGAGCGAGAAACGGATGACCGATTCAAACAACGGCTGGATAAAATCAACCTGTGCTTATTGTGGTGTAGGTTGTGGTATAGAAGCGAGACCGACATCGCTAGGAAAACTAGAAGTGCGTGGTGATAAAGATCATCCATCAAACTATGGGAAGCTATGCACTAAAGGGGTTGCGCTAGGCGACACCGTCACGCCTTTAGGTCGTCTTACACAGCCTGCTTATATTCAGAATAAACAAAAACAAGAGTTAGATTGGAACAGTGCCACTCAGTTAGTCGCAGATAAATTCAATCAAGCCATCGAAGAGTTTGGGTCCGATTCGGTTGCGTTCTATGTGTCTGGTCAACTGCTTACCGAAGACTATTATGTTGCCAATAAACTGATGAAAGGCTTCATTGGTAGTGGCAACATCGACAGTAATTCTAGGTTATGTATGGCTTCAACCGTGGTCGGGCATAAGCGAGCATTTGGCGCAGACACAGTACCGGTTTGCTACGAAGATCTCGAGCAAGCCGATTTAGTCGTGATTACAGGTTCCAACCTAGCATGGTGTCACCCGGTACTTTTCCAAAGATTAAGAGCCGCGAAACAAGCCAACCCTGCATTGAAAGTTATCGTCATCGACCCGCGTTATACCGACACCTGTGAAATTGCAGACATTCACTTGGCATTGGAATCTGGCTCAGACGTTGCACTGTTCAATGGTTTATTGGGCTATCTCGACGATAACGACAAGCTAGATTCAGACTACATAGAAAACCACACCCAAGGCTTTACTGAATCTATTCGATCTGCGACTCAATACCGTTATACCGAATCAGGCTGGGGTGACAAAAGCGTTCCTGAGCTCACAGGGTTAACAGAGCAGCAGCTAAAACAGTTCTACAGTTTGTTTGCATCGAACGAGAAGGTGCTGACCATTTACTCTCAAGGCGTGAACCAATCGACACAAGGGTGCGATAAGGTAAACGCCATTATTAACTGCCATTTAGCCACCGGTAAAATCGGTAAGACGGGCATGGGGCCATTTTCTGTAACGGGTCAGCCAAATGCGATGGGTGGACGTGAGGTGGGCGGTTTAGCTAATACTCTAGCGGCGCACTTTGAATTTGGTGACCCGCAATCACACCAAACCGTCAGCGAGTTCTGGCAAACCGACACCTTAGCCACACATGCAGGTTTAAAAGCGATTGACCTGTTCGATGCTATGAATGAAGGCAAAATCAAAGCGGTGTGGATCATGGCGACCAACCCAGTAGTGAGCTTGCCTGACAGCGAAAAGATTAAAGCGGCATTAGAGAAGTGCCCATTTGTGGTGGTATCTGATTGTATTGCCGATACGGAAACCACTCGCTTGGCTGATGTGGTACTGCCCGCGCAAGGGTGGAGCGAGAAGTCGGGCACCGTGACTAACTCTGAGCGCCGCATCTCACGTCAGCGCCGTATATTACCAAGCCCAGGCGAAGCCAAACCTGATTGGTGGATATTAAAAGAAGTCGCGCAAAAAATGGGATTCAATGAACAGTTTGATTACCGCCACGAAGGAGAGATCTTCAAAGAGTATTGCGAGATGACAGCACTCGGCAATGAAACAGGTAAAACGCGCGACTTGTGCTTAATTGGACTCACGCAACTGGATGAGAAAGGCTATGGCGAACTCACTCCGCAGCAATGGCCAGTATTAGAGTATCAACCAGAGATCATTGAGCAGCGCATGTTCACCAATGGCGAGTTCTTTACTGAATCAGGCAAAGCGCAGTTTATCGCAGTTGAGCACGACAAGCCGATTGCCGATACCAGCCTTGAATTCCCACTTATCATGAACACAGGTCGAATCCGAGACCAATGGCACACCATGAGCCGCACAGGCTTAGCGGCAGGCTTGGGTGAACACACGCCAGAGCCTTTTGTTGCCATGCACCCAGATACGGTTTCAGAACTGAACTTGGATGAATTCGGGCTAGATGCCTTCAACCACGCCACCATTAATCCAGTGGTGAAAGTGCGCAGCGCACAAGGGGAGTGCCAAGCCCGCTTAGTGGTGACCAAAGAGATGCGCCGCGAACAAGTCTTCATGCCTATCCATTGGAATGCCCCGACCGCCAAAGACAGTAAACCATGTGACCTGATCCTACCTCATACCGATGCAGCCTCTGGTCAGCCAGAATTCAAACACACACCTGTAGTGGTTGAGCCGTGTGGCTATCGCAGCGAAGCTGCATTGGTCAGTGACAAAGTGATGGATTGCAGCGGCTTTGATTATTGGGTGCGCCAAAGAGTCGAGGGCGGCTTTCTGTATCGTATCTCATCGTCCAAGAACCCAATGGAGTTGGTGATTCAGCTTGCCAATACCCTTGATGCCTTGCCAGAACCTAACGCGGAGGCGATCAAGTCACTTCATTACCACGGCAATAAATCCTTCAAGAACTACGGCTCTGCCAAGCTGGGTCAGTCTGGCGTAAAGCAAGCCTTCGTGGTGAACAGTAAGCTCGATAATGAAAGCATCGACTGGCTGGTGGAATGCTTAACCCGAGAAGCCGATGAAGAGTTCGAAGCCGAGTTTTTGAGTACCATGGCGAAGTAGCCGACTACCTCAAACCTATTAATACCTAAAGTTAAGCGCCGACAATCACGTCGGCGTTTGTTTTTAAGTATGTAATACCGATTGATTAAATGACAAGTTTCACATATCATTTCACGAATTGGTATGGTGTTCCATAATTTTCTAGGTAGAGGT belongs to Vibrio cyclitrophicus and includes:
- a CDS encoding nitrate reductase codes for the protein MSEKRMTDSNNGWIKSTCAYCGVGCGIEARPTSLGKLEVRGDKDHPSNYGKLCTKGVALGDTVTPLGRLTQPAYIQNKQKQELDWNSATQLVADKFNQAIEEFGSDSVAFYVSGQLLTEDYYVANKLMKGFIGSGNIDSNSRLCMASTVVGHKRAFGADTVPVCYEDLEQADLVVITGSNLAWCHPVLFQRLRAAKQANPALKVIVIDPRYTDTCEIADIHLALESGSDVALFNGLLGYLDDNDKLDSDYIENHTQGFTESIRSATQYRYTESGWGDKSVPELTGLTEQQLKQFYSLFASNEKVLTIYSQGVNQSTQGCDKVNAIINCHLATGKIGKTGMGPFSVTGQPNAMGGREVGGLANTLAAHFEFGDPQSHQTVSEFWQTDTLATHAGLKAIDLFDAMNEGKIKAVWIMATNPVVSLPDSEKIKAALEKCPFVVVSDCIADTETTRLADVVLPAQGWSEKSGTVTNSERRISRQRRILPSPGEAKPDWWILKEVAQKMGFNEQFDYRHEGEIFKEYCEMTALGNETGKTRDLCLIGLTQLDEKGYGELTPQQWPVLEYQPEIIEQRMFTNGEFFTESGKAQFIAVEHDKPIADTSLEFPLIMNTGRIRDQWHTMSRTGLAAGLGEHTPEPFVAMHPDTVSELNLDEFGLDAFNHATINPVVKVRSAQGECQARLVVTKEMRREQVFMPIHWNAPTAKDSKPCDLILPHTDAASGQPEFKHTPVVVEPCGYRSEAALVSDKVMDCSGFDYWVRQRVEGGFLYRISSSKNPMELVIQLANTLDALPEPNAEAIKSLHYHGNKSFKNYGSAKLGQSGVKQAFVVNSKLDNESIDWLVECLTREADEEFEAEFLSTMAK